A region from the Brachyspira hampsonii genome encodes:
- the hflX gene encoding GTPase HflX: protein MNNNQIKKAYIIFVTDSRQYRNTKINIDNILNELAMLCDTAGYEVVNKYSFIQQKITAGTYIGTGKLESLKESAAIDNAEYFIFDNELSGSQVNAIEEGSNITALTRTEIILEIFALRAKTMTAKMQVELAFLEFEYPRLKGKRTNLSQIKGGIGLRGGAGEKQLEYDRRRARERIHKLKSQLSKVEKSASTGRKGRENTFRIAIVGYTNAGKSTLFNLLCKESVYVEDKLFATLDTHTRKLYLSDDTPVEVIISDTVGFIDRLPHTLVASFKSTLSEVVEADLLLHLSDASDENIDEKLLHVESIIKEIDAAHIKRIVIFNKSDCIDEVQKNKILTSYDDAVFISAKNNTNIETLRKKILDIILELNSN from the coding sequence ATGAATAATAATCAAATAAAAAAAGCATATATAATATTTGTAACCGACAGCAGACAATACAGAAACACTAAAATAAATATAGATAATATACTTAATGAGCTTGCAATGCTATGCGATACAGCAGGTTATGAAGTTGTAAATAAATATTCATTCATACAGCAAAAAATAACGGCCGGAACTTATATTGGTACAGGGAAATTAGAAAGTTTAAAAGAAAGTGCTGCTATTGATAATGCAGAATATTTTATATTTGATAATGAGCTTAGCGGTTCTCAGGTAAATGCTATAGAAGAAGGCTCTAATATAACAGCACTTACAAGAACAGAAATAATATTAGAAATATTTGCTTTAAGAGCTAAAACTATGACTGCTAAAATGCAGGTGGAATTAGCCTTTTTAGAATTTGAATACCCAAGATTAAAAGGTAAAAGAACTAATCTAAGCCAAATAAAAGGCGGTATAGGATTAAGAGGAGGAGCTGGAGAAAAACAGCTTGAATATGACAGAAGAAGAGCAAGAGAGCGTATACATAAATTAAAATCTCAATTAAGTAAGGTAGAAAAATCTGCTAGTACAGGAAGAAAAGGAAGGGAAAATACTTTTAGAATAGCAATAGTTGGATATACAAATGCAGGAAAAAGTACATTATTTAATCTGCTTTGTAAAGAATCTGTTTATGTTGAAGATAAATTATTTGCTACACTAGATACACATACGAGAAAATTATATTTAAGTGATGATACGCCTGTGGAAGTAATAATAAGCGATACTGTAGGATTCATAGATAGACTTCCTCATACTTTAGTAGCTTCATTTAAATCTACGCTATCCGAAGTTGTTGAAGCTGATTTACTTTTGCATTTATCTGATGCAAGCGATGAAAATATAGATGAAAAACTTTTGCATGTAGAAAGCATAATAAAAGAGATAGATGCCGCTCATATAAAAAGAATAGTTATATTTAATAAATCTGACTGCATAGATGAAGTACAGAAAAATAAAATATTAACCTCTTATGATGATGCTGTCTTTATAAGTGCAAAAAATAATACTAATATAGAAACTTTAAGAAAAAAAATATTAGATATCATATTGGAATTAAATAGTAATTAA
- the yqeK gene encoding bis(5'-nucleosyl)-tetraphosphatase (symmetrical) YqeK yields MKEFNNQEKKIAEYIEKYLPFRAKHIFSTRELSVQIAEKYDIDINKASIAALCHDLGKRYKDNEMRKIILENDNKEYPNYITGALLHARVSSIITEKEFSINDKEILEAIESHTVGHGNMTILEKIIYAADYLEPTRNIQTADKIREKIFTDFDNAFLEVVLESINFVLSKKQYLSDKTIELYNSLVIK; encoded by the coding sequence ATGAAAGAATTTAATAATCAGGAAAAAAAAATAGCTGAATATATAGAAAAATATTTACCATTCAGAGCAAAACATATATTTTCTACAAGAGAGCTTTCCGTTCAAATAGCAGAAAAATATGATATAGATATAAATAAAGCCTCTATTGCAGCATTATGCCATGATTTGGGAAAGAGATATAAAGATAATGAAATGCGTAAAATAATACTTGAAAATGATAATAAAGAATACCCAAATTATATAACAGGTGCCTTACTGCATGCTAGGGTAAGTTCTATAATCACAGAAAAAGAATTCTCAATAAATGATAAAGAAATTTTGGAGGCAATAGAAAGTCATACTGTAGGACATGGAAATATGACTATACTTGAAAAGATAATATATGCAGCAGATTATCTTGAGCCTACGAGAAATATTCAGACTGCTGATAAAATAAGAGAGAAAATTTTTACAGATTTTGATAATGCATTTTTAGAAGTAGTATTAGAATCTATAAATTTTGTTTTGAGTAAAAAACAATATTTATCAGACAAAACAATAGAACTTTATAATTCATTAGTTATTAAATAA
- a CDS encoding ABC transporter ATP-binding protein: MDNDIILKLENVKKYFNPHANIIESLMKKSKEIKAVDDVSFELKRGKILGIIGESGSGKTTIGKLIMKLINPTSGNIIFENENINNFNKEETAKYRRNVQMIFQDPYASMNPRFKIKDVLKEPLYIHNIDGDEKVYDDMVIKALKDVKINPPEEFMERYPHMLSGGQRQRIATARALILNPKLVVADEPVSMIDLSTRAEILYMMKELQIEKNLSYIYITHDLSTARYFADMVAVMYLGNIVEIGDADEIIDNPKHPYTKALIAAVPDASSGRVNIIKELPIKGEIPNASDIPSGCRFHTRCIYAKEECKNNIPNAEKIAENHYVSCLFAK; encoded by the coding sequence ATGGATAATGATATAATATTAAAACTTGAAAATGTAAAAAAATATTTTAATCCTCATGCCAATATTATAGAAAGTTTAATGAAAAAATCTAAAGAGATTAAAGCCGTTGATGATGTTAGCTTTGAACTAAAAAGGGGAAAAATACTTGGAATAATAGGAGAATCCGGAAGCGGAAAAACTACTATAGGCAAACTTATAATGAAATTGATAAACCCTACATCAGGAAATATTATATTTGAAAATGAAAATATTAATAATTTTAATAAAGAAGAAACAGCCAAATATAGAAGAAATGTACAGATGATATTTCAGGATCCTTATGCTTCTATGAATCCAAGATTTAAAATAAAAGATGTATTAAAAGAGCCTTTATATATTCATAATATTGATGGAGATGAAAAAGTTTATGATGATATGGTTATCAAGGCTTTAAAAGATGTAAAGATTAATCCTCCGGAAGAGTTTATGGAAAGATATCCTCATATGCTTTCAGGCGGACAGCGTCAGAGAATAGCAACTGCAAGAGCTTTGATACTTAATCCTAAATTAGTCGTTGCTGATGAGCCTGTTTCTATGATAGATCTATCCACAAGGGCTGAAATTCTTTATATGATGAAAGAGCTTCAAATAGAAAAAAATTTAAGCTATATATACATTACCCATGATTTATCAACGGCAAGATATTTTGCCGATATGGTGGCAGTTATGTATTTAGGAAATATTGTAGAAATTGGAGATGCTGATGAAATAATAGATAATCCCAAACACCCTTATACAAAGGCCTTAATAGCTGCAGTTCCAGATGCTTCTTCAGGAAGAGTTAATATAATAAAAGAACTTCCAATCAAAGGAGAAATACCTAATGCTTCTGATATACCTTCAGGATGCAGATTTCATACAAGATGCATATATGCTAAAGAAGAATGCAAAAATAATATTCCTAATGCTGAAAAAATTGCAGAAAATCATTATGTTTCATGCCTGTTTGCAAAGTAA
- a CDS encoding ABC transporter ATP-binding protein translates to MENILKVENLKMYYHTSKGLVKAINDISFQIKKGETLGIVGESGCGKTSLGTSLLRMPSIPGKYEGGRIILDNEDIIPLKEEYVRKNIRWSKISMVFQGAMNSITPVYTIEKQMIETINRHIDISKSDATKLIEEYLGYVGLHADTAKRYPHELSGGMKQRVVIAAALFLKPKLIILDEPTTALDVIVQAQIINLLKKLKKDFDLSFIFITHDLALEAEIADKVCVMYGGKILELADNKDIYENSKHPYTKRLLKATPRLNKAVSKLEFIEGTPPDLLNPPKGCMFYDRCKERIDECQNKEPILKDIGNGHLCACHLVN, encoded by the coding sequence ATGGAAAATATATTGAAAGTAGAAAATTTAAAAATGTACTATCATACCTCAAAAGGTTTAGTAAAGGCAATTAATGACATCAGTTTTCAAATAAAGAAAGGCGAAACTTTAGGTATTGTCGGAGAATCAGGATGCGGAAAAACTAGTCTTGGCACATCTCTTTTAAGAATGCCTTCTATACCGGGAAAATATGAAGGAGGAAGAATAATACTTGATAATGAGGATATTATACCTCTTAAAGAAGAGTATGTAAGAAAGAATATCAGGTGGAGTAAAATATCTATGGTTTTTCAAGGAGCAATGAATTCCATCACTCCTGTGTATACAATAGAAAAGCAGATGATAGAAACTATAAACAGACATATTGATATTAGCAAATCAGATGCCACAAAACTTATAGAAGAATATTTGGGATATGTAGGTCTTCATGCAGATACTGCCAAAAGGTATCCTCATGAACTTTCAGGAGGTATGAAGCAGAGAGTTGTTATAGCCGCTGCTTTATTTTTAAAACCTAAACTTATTATACTTGATGAGCCTACTACGGCATTGGATGTTATAGTTCAGGCACAGATTATCAATTTATTAAAAAAACTAAAGAAAGATTTTGATTTGTCATTTATTTTTATAACTCATGATTTAGCATTAGAAGCTGAAATTGCAGATAAAGTATGCGTTATGTACGGAGGAAAAATCTTAGAACTTGCAGACAATAAAGATATATACGAAAATTCTAAACACCCATATACAAAAAGACTTTTAAAAGCTACCCCTAGATTAAATAAAGCTGTAAGTAAATTGGAGTTTATAGAAGGTACTCCTCCTGATTTGCTTAACCCTCCTAAAGGCTGTATGTTTTATGACAGATGCAAAGAAAGAATAGATGAATGCCAAAATAAAGAACCTATATTAAAAGATATAGGAAATGGGCATTTATGTGCATGCCATTTAGTTAATTAG
- a CDS encoding GNAT family N-acetyltransferase, whose translation MFKIEKAGIENIDDISILAKNIYLKYNSNLDTNEGINNVLTFISANNMKLRFFMQGSLMLIAKNKDDIIVGMLEITDFDHISLFFVDDRYFKLGIASSLFNEAKNILNSDKYTVKSSHYAYEFYKKLGFIELYNDIQEENGVHFHYMIY comes from the coding sequence ATGTTTAAAATAGAAAAGGCGGGAATTGAAAATATTGATGATATTTCTATTCTCGCCAAAAATATATATTTGAAATATAATTCTAATTTAGATACGAATGAAGGTATTAATAATGTACTAACTTTTATATCTGCTAATAACATGAAATTAAGATTCTTTATGCAAGGCTCTTTGATGCTCATTGCTAAAAATAAAGATGATATAATAGTTGGAATGCTTGAAATAACTGATTTCGACCATATTTCTCTTTTTTTCGTAGATGACAGATATTTTAAACTAGGTATAGCAAGCAGTTTATTTAATGAGGCAAAAAATATTTTAAATTCAGATAAGTACACTGTAAAATCAAGCCATTATGCTTATGAATTTTATAAAAAACTAGGATTTATAGAATTATATAATGATATTCAAGAAGAAAACGGAGTACATTTTCATTATATGATTTATTAA
- a CDS encoding L,D-transpeptidase family protein has protein sequence MKRICIFIIIFNMINFSLFAGDFLDNQKRYSRVRTAIKEKDEIVKNTLKNNNIELKNLNVLITAYKQEDILEIYAKNKSDASYKKIASYNIAAKSGILGPKRMEGDLQVPEGFYHIDRFNPASSYYLSLGINYPNESDKKKSNASRLGGDIFIYGADVTIGCMPMTDDKIKEIYLYALYAKDNGQNKIPVYIFPFKMTDRNSDYYKKYYDESLINFWSNLKKGYDIFQKTKKELNIKIDSKGNYVF, from the coding sequence ATGAAAAGAATTTGTATTTTTATTATTATTTTTAATATGATTAATTTTTCTTTATTTGCAGGCGATTTTTTAGATAATCAGAAAAGATACAGCAGAGTAAGAACAGCAATAAAAGAAAAAGATGAAATTGTCAAAAATACATTAAAAAATAATAATATAGAATTAAAAAATCTTAATGTATTAATAACAGCATACAAGCAGGAAGACATACTTGAAATATATGCAAAAAATAAATCCGATGCATCGTACAAAAAAATAGCATCATATAACATAGCAGCAAAATCTGGCATACTAGGTCCTAAGAGAATGGAAGGAGATTTACAGGTTCCTGAAGGGTTTTATCATATAGACAGATTCAATCCGGCAAGCAGCTATTATCTTTCTTTAGGTATTAATTATCCTAATGAATCCGACAAAAAGAAAAGTAATGCTTCCAGATTAGGAGGAGATATATTCATTTATGGTGCTGATGTTACTATAGGATGCATGCCTATGACCGATGATAAAATAAAAGAAATATATTTATATGCTTTATATGCTAAAGATAATGGACAAAATAAAATACCTGTTTATATTTTTCCATTTAAAATGACAGATAGAAATTCTGATTATTATAAAAAATATTATGATGAATCTTTAATAAACTTTTGGTCAAATTTAAAAAAAGGATATGATATATTTCAAAAAACTAAAAAAGAATTAAATATTAAAATAGATTCTAAAGGAAACTATGTATTTTAA
- a CDS encoding WESB_1763 family membrane protein, translating to MIQMNKNTSFVDAYNFWSYLLIAIVFFNYLFFRSLIIDNNSFIYLITFILDYIVLISFFLLVFYKFYNCIFNSEPFLAVFGILFIISGTLRLYAIEINIYNYIELLYFLSIFILTIKIFASIIKSNNIMELDRGIYVFMFLSLASSNINYILVSANKIIDTDIFHYISTFISAYMSKLSSFSFLILMIAYILFFMKKVVMENINKSFFFIIMMVILSIIAMLVFGNSFFLIVVSFFGALGIVMYLPFTVYLVVIIMFLMTLFTSFMSSLVSKYYYPKLIVFTLFMLAGLDMSNFALRLISVFAIMEMLAVCNTKKDDAEYLTNNTL from the coding sequence ATGATTCAAATGAATAAAAATACTTCTTTTGTAGATGCATACAATTTCTGGTCATATTTACTGATTGCTATTGTATTTTTTAACTATTTATTTTTCAGATCTTTAATAATAGATAATAATTCTTTTATATATTTGATTACATTTATTTTAGATTATATTGTATTAATATCTTTTTTTCTTCTGGTATTTTATAAATTTTACAACTGCATATTTAATTCAGAACCTTTTTTAGCGGTATTTGGAATATTGTTTATAATATCCGGTACTCTAAGACTTTATGCTATAGAAATTAATATTTATAATTATATAGAGTTATTATATTTTTTATCAATATTCATTCTTACAATAAAAATTTTTGCTTCTATAATAAAATCAAATAATATAATGGAATTAGATAGGGGAATATATGTTTTTATGTTTCTTTCTTTAGCCTCATCTAATATTAATTATATTTTAGTGTCAGCCAATAAAATAATAGATACTGATATTTTTCACTATATATCTACTTTTATATCAGCGTATATGAGCAAATTATCATCTTTTTCATTTTTAATATTAATGATAGCTTATATACTTTTTTTCATGAAAAAAGTTGTTATGGAAAATATTAATAAATCATTCTTTTTTATAATTATGATGGTAATATTATCAATAATAGCAATGTTAGTATTTGGTAATTCTTTCTTTTTGATTGTAGTGTCATTCTTTGGGGCTTTAGGTATTGTTATGTATTTGCCGTTTACTGTTTATCTTGTAGTAATTATAATGTTTTTAATGACTTTATTCACATCTTTTATGAGTTCTTTGGTATCAAAATACTATTATCCTAAATTGATTGTATTTACTTTATTTATGCTTGCCGGACTTGATATGAGCAATTTTGCATTAAGATTAATATCTGTATTTGCTATTATGGAGATGCTTGCGGTATGTAATACAAAAAAAGACGATGCAGAATATTTGACAAATAATACTCTATAA
- the tsaE gene encoding tRNA (adenosine(37)-N6)-threonylcarbamoyltransferase complex ATPase subunit type 1 TsaE, whose translation MKKEIIKEEKNISLEDIEKIAEFFKNILKDGDIVIMEGNLGFGKTTFVRVLSRFLESTDIVSSPSFTLINEYDIVLNGEESILRHVDLYRLEKEYELDDIGFKDKIRENGITMIEWGSKFKDYFEAPYYLFEIEMQEENNRLYRISLIS comes from the coding sequence ATGAAAAAAGAAATTATTAAAGAAGAAAAAAATATTAGTCTTGAAGATATAGAAAAAATTGCTGAATTTTTTAAAAATATATTAAAAGACGGGGATATTGTTATAATGGAAGGAAATCTAGGATTTGGAAAGACTACATTTGTAAGAGTATTATCCAGATTTCTTGAAAGCACTGATATTGTGAGCAGTCCGTCATTTACTTTGATAAATGAGTATGATATAGTTTTAAACGGCGAAGAAAGTATTTTAAGACATGTTGATTTATATAGACTTGAAAAGGAATATGAGCTTGATGATATAGGATTCAAAGATAAAATTAGAGAGAATGGAATTACCATGATAGAATGGGGCAGTAAATTTAAAGATTATTTTGAAGCTCCGTATTATTTATTTGAAATAGAAATGCAAGAAGAAAATAACAGGTTATATAGGATTAGTTTGATTTCATGA
- the mnmE gene encoding tRNA uridine-5-carboxymethylaminomethyl(34) synthesis GTPase MnmE, giving the protein MNEYDIKDTIAALSTPYSKSALAIIRMSGSRALEIASKICFYANNENKNINNFEHRRTYYALIKDENNIPIDEVIVLSSLSPNTFTSEDTIEFISHGSIVVIDSIMNILMRNGARAANRGEFTYRAYINGRIGISEAEAIHDLIDSNNKLMAEASIYKMRGRLTREIDKLRENIKNSLMLIYGELDFPEDDTESFSYDKLIENFKIIKKYIENILSNSKRVENLINGIKVAILGRVNAGKSSIFNMILNRERAIVSNIAGTTRDFLSENIYIENIPFYLMDTAGFHKNADNDIELEGIERAKKCAYESDIILAVFDGSDIANEDDINLIEFLKTLENKNIIYVLNKSDENKKFNKEIESNNIINISTKTKSGKDELISALKNYVSDSDMDIFNKETYVNNRERGYLERGLKQIEVCIKKSMEYFSLDEVAEEMNILNNILGNVSGKVDAEEVINEIFANFCIGK; this is encoded by the coding sequence ATGAATGAATATGATATAAAAGATACTATAGCAGCATTATCTACCCCATATTCAAAAAGTGCATTAGCTATAATAAGAATGTCAGGAAGCAGGGCATTGGAAATAGCATCAAAGATATGTTTTTATGCTAATAATGAAAATAAGAATATAAATAATTTTGAACATAGAAGAACTTATTATGCTTTGATAAAAGATGAAAATAATATTCCTATAGATGAGGTTATAGTATTATCTTCTTTATCTCCTAATACTTTCACATCCGAAGATACAATAGAATTTATATCTCATGGCAGTATTGTTGTTATAGACTCTATTATGAATATATTAATGAGAAATGGGGCAAGGGCAGCTAATAGGGGAGAGTTTACATACAGAGCCTATATCAATGGAAGAATAGGTATAAGTGAGGCTGAGGCTATACATGATTTAATAGATTCTAATAATAAACTTATGGCTGAGGCTAGCATATATAAAATGAGAGGCAGGCTTACAAGGGAAATAGATAAACTTAGAGAAAATATAAAGAATTCTCTTATGCTTATTTATGGAGAATTAGATTTCCCTGAAGATGATACTGAAAGTTTTTCTTATGATAAGCTGATAGAAAATTTTAAGATTATAAAAAAATATATAGAAAATATTTTATCTAATTCTAAAAGAGTTGAAAATCTTATTAATGGTATAAAGGTTGCTATATTAGGCAGAGTTAATGCAGGTAAAAGCAGCATTTTTAATATGATATTGAATAGAGAAAGAGCTATTGTTTCAAATATTGCAGGAACTACAAGAGATTTTTTAAGTGAAAATATTTATATTGAGAATATACCTTTTTATTTAATGGATACTGCAGGGTTTCATAAAAATGCTGATAATGATATTGAACTTGAAGGAATTGAAAGGGCAAAAAAATGTGCTTATGAATCTGATATTATACTTGCTGTGTTTGACGGAAGCGATATAGCAAATGAAGATGATATTAATTTAATAGAGTTTTTGAAAACATTGGAAAATAAAAATATTATATATGTACTTAATAAAAGCGATGAGAATAAAAAGTTTAATAAAGAAATAGAGTCAAATAATATTATCAATATAAGTACAAAAACAAAATCTGGAAAAGATGAATTGATATCAGCCTTGAAAAATTATGTTTCTGATTCTGATATGGATATTTTTAATAAGGAGACTTATGTTAATAATAGAGAAAGGGGATATTTAGAAAGAGGACTTAAACAGATTGAGGTGTGTATAAAAAAATCAATGGAATATTTTTCATTAGATGAAGTTGCTGAAGAGATGAATATATTAAATAATATACTTGGAAATGTGAGCGGAAAAGTTGATGCTGAAGAAGTAATTAATGAAATATTTGCTAATTTCTGTATAGGTAAATAA
- a CDS encoding outer membrane beta-barrel protein, protein MKKLLLIISIFISINLSLLAASGFEGIINIPSGLSVGIPMGEFEGAERKIGLGFDVGITALFGYVIDFKNNIGLSILAETGYSYDTYSSSVYSDSSSSVITTSAFHSFQIGILPKINIKDFSIGIGGGLKIPVSGIEEEKIVTYGTNYTAVGSTMNMTDIVNKYDKMNVIPYVKLTLDYSVFNNYNIGANFGLYFDYEFGLRKKIDETKYISTDAFGVGLQVGLRFSPFNSSQNIAYKKE, encoded by the coding sequence ATGAAAAAATTATTATTAATTATAAGTATATTTATATCCATTAACTTATCACTTTTGGCAGCAAGCGGATTTGAAGGAATAATTAATATACCTTCCGGACTATCTGTTGGAATACCTATGGGAGAATTTGAAGGGGCTGAAAGAAAAATAGGTTTAGGTTTTGATGTTGGTATTACAGCACTTTTTGGGTATGTAATAGATTTTAAAAATAATATAGGGCTTAGTATATTAGCTGAAACAGGATATAGTTATGATACTTATTCTTCTTCAGTATATTCTGATAGTTCAAGCTCAGTTATTACTACTTCGGCTTTTCATAGCTTTCAGATAGGTATTCTTCCGAAAATAAATATTAAAGATTTTTCTATAGGTATTGGCGGAGGATTGAAAATACCTGTATCAGGGATTGAAGAAGAAAAAATAGTTACATACGGCACTAATTATACAGCGGTAGGAAGTACAATGAATATGACGGATATTGTAAATAAATATGATAAAATGAATGTTATACCTTATGTTAAATTAACATTAGATTATTCTGTATTTAATAATTATAATATAGGAGCGAATTTCGGATTGTATTTTGATTATGAATTTGGTTTAAGAAAAAAAATTGATGAGACAAAATACATATCTACAGATGCATTTGGTGTTGGTTTGCAGGTGGGTTTAAGATTTAGTCCTTTTAATAGCAGTCAAAATATTGCATACAAAAAAGAATAA